Below is a window of Ralstonia pickettii DNA.
GCCTTCGAGAATCTTGATGCCAGTCTGCTCCTGGAAGCGGCGAAAGACTTCGACCGGCATGGGCGCGGCGCCGCAGAGGCCGTATTCGAGCGATCGCACATCGCGCTCGCCAACGGGCACCTGCAGCAGTGAAGCGTAGAGCGTCGGCACGCCGCTGAAGAAGTTCACGCGGTGGTGCTCAACGATCTCCCAGAAGCGCTGGATCACGCCGTCGCCGCGATAGCCTTGCGGCGTGCCAAGCACGACATGCGCGCCCCTGGAAAACGGCAGCAGCCCAGTCACCAGAACGCCATTCACGTGGAACAGCGGCAAGCCGCAAAACACCACCTTGCCGGGGCCGATCCCGTCGCCTAGTACCTGTGCGGTGCTCCATGCGTTGGCGACTTCATTGCCATGCGTGCGCATCGCAATCTTCGGCAAGCCCGTGGTGCCGCCGGTGCAGAAGTACGACGACGCATCGTGTGCAGCAATGTGCCGTCGGCTGTTCAGGCCGTCTGCACGCTGCGCCTGGATGGCGCTGTTGAAATCGTGGATGCGCACCGACATCGGGACGGCGCCATGCACGCCCTGCGGGCCCAGCAAGCGCAGCGCTTCGTTCCTTTGGATCTGCGCGGCACATTGCGCCGCGCCATGCACGCGGTCGGCCAGGTTCACCAGCACCAGGTGCCGCAGGCTCTTGATGGCGGGCAAGTGCGGCTGCAGCTTGACCCACGTATCGGTGCCGGGAAACGGTGCCAACGTGACCAACACCGACGCACCGGCGGCATTGAGCAGCTCGGCCAGCGCGGGCCCTTCGAGCAGCGGATTGAACGCCGCGACGATGCCGGCCGCCTGACCGCCCCAGATCACGAAATGCGTTTCCGGCAGGTTGGGCAGCACAAACGCAATCACGCTGTCTTTCTTGACACCGATGCTGTCGAAGAAATTGGCCGTCTGCGTGACGCGCTCAAGAAGCGCCGCGTAGCTCCACGTCTGCGGAGTGCGGTGGTCATTGACGCTCAGAAAGAAGCTCAATGCCGGCGCCTGCGGATTCAAGCTGGCGCCGCGACGGATCATTTCGTATGTGCTCTGCGGAAGATCGGGCGGAAGACCCTGCCCTTCCACGGCTTCCACGTCTTGCAGGCTGGAAAAACCGGACATGGCGCTTACTCCTCGGCAACGATGCGATTGCGCTGCATGCCCAGATCGATCCGTCCGTCCGACGAGTGGATGCGTGCTTCCACCACGTCGCCAGGCTTCAGGTATTGAGGGCGCGCCGCCTGCACTTTCAGGAACATCTCCCACTTCGCCTTCTCGGGCAGCATCGCGGCCATCTTCTGCTTGGTCGGCGAGGGAACCGACAACGCGCAGCCCGCCGGCGTGCCGGTGGCCAGCAGATCTCCGGCTTCCAGGTCATGCACGCGGGACAGCTCGGTCAGCGTCTCGGCCGGCCCGTAGACGAGGTTGGCTGTCGTGTCGTTCTGCCGCAGCTTGTCGTTGACGGTCAGCTTGAGCTGCAGGCTCCTGAGCGCAGAGATCTCGCGCGGTTCCAGCAGCGTGAGCCACGGGCCGACCGGCCCGAACGTACGGAACGACTTGCCCTTGTAGAACTGCATCTGCGGAATCTGGACATCGCGCGCGGAATAGTCGTTCACGATCACGGCGCCCGCCACGTATTCGTGCAGGTTGTCGTCTGTCACGTCGACTGGCCCGTGAATCGCCTGGCGCATCACGAGGCCAAGCTCGATCTCGTAATCGAGAAACTGCACGCGCTTCGGTTTGATCACGTCGCTGTCGGCCGGGACGATGCAGCTCGACGCCTTGGTGAAGATCATGTTGTACGTCTTCACGTCCGGGTCCATGCCGGACTCGACCATGTGCTGGCGGTAGTTCGCGCCCTGGCAGATGAACTGCTGATTGCGCGTGACCGGGGACAGCAGCTTCACCGCCGACACCGACAGCGTTTCCCCACCCAACGCAGCCAGCCCTGCAAGCGTGCAATTGCGTACGAAGTCGCCCGTCGTGGCATAGCTGCCAGGCACGGGCGTAATGCGCGTATCGCGGATCACGCCCCATTGCGTCTGATCCTGGTATTCAAAGCGAACGATATTGATGGACATGGCGAAAAATGCGTTTGATGGATAACGGCAGACGGCGCGTTGCGCTGCCTCAGGCAAAGATCCGGGCGAGCGTTGCCAGCTTGCGAAGCGTCAGGTCGGGGCTGCGCCGCAGGTTCCGGATAAGGGCTGCCACGGCTGCCGGCGTCAGCTTCGGCTTGGTGAAGCTGGCCGGCATGGTCTGGCCCCACTGCGACATGGCCTCGCGGCTCACGGGATGAATGCCGGTCGGCTGATCTGCGGTGAAGAGGTCACCGTCGCAGTAGTGCTCGTGCTTGTCGCCCCACGGGTCTTGCCAGTAATCGAAAATCTGGCTTCCGAGAATGTGCCGCCCCAGCCCCCAGGCGTGCTTCCACCCCTGTTCGCGCAGCATGCGGTGCCCCATGCCGACGGCATCGGCGTCGATCAGCTCGAAGGCGCTGTGGCTGTACTTCGAAACAAACCCCTGAGCCAGCGCGAGCGTGTGGTGATCGGCCGGCGTGTCGCCCAAATCCAGCCGCATGAATGCAACCGCAGGGGAGCCGTCCGGCAACACCTGCACGTCGCTCGGTATGAAACCGAAATGCTGCGTGTACCACGCGCAGGTGGCCTGAAAATCTGCAAGCTCCAGGACAACGTGCCCGAGGCGAATCACCTCGGGTGTGCTCACGGGCGGCCGTTGCGTTTCGTTGATGCGCAAGGGGGCATCCACTGAGTTGAACGGCAACGGTGAACGGTGCGGCAGCTCGGCTGCGGGCGCCTGGCCGGCAATGGCGTCTACGCGGAACCCGGACGGATCAACAAGCCGCACGCGCTCGCCACCGCCCGGCCACGCCGATGGCTCCACCGACGATGCCCCGGGCAGTTTCGCCAGGGCATCCAACGCTGTGCGTCCGGCAACCTGCAACCCGAAGCCGGCAAACGCGGCTTTTGGCGCCTTGCGCACGACATAGCAGAACGGCGCCGCGCCGGTTCCGCGCAAGAGCAATGTCGCCTCATCGCGCCGCACCGTCACGAGACCAAAGTCATTGAGGAACCGCTCGGCGCGTTCGAGATCGGGCCGATCGAACATCAGGTAGGCGAGCGCCAACGCCTTTGTCGTCGGTTGGGGATGACGAGCGGGCTGTGCTGTGGTGAGTTTCATGGCAAGACACTCAGGCGGATTGAACGGCGGCGGCAGTGGCGGGCTCTGGCTCGGGACGGGCACCGAGCATCGCCAGGCTCTCGCTGACGAGGCGGTCAGCATCGGCGGCTGGCCCGTCATGGACGACCGTGCGGTCCGGGCGCACGACGGCGGCCCAGCCAACGGGCACCGCATCGGGAAGGAACGTGCCGTTGAGGTCTTCCCAAACGCCGGGCACGTCACGGTGCAACGGCTGCCCACGATGCGCGATCCGAGCGAACGTACCGCCCAGGCGTTCGAATGCGGCTGCCGTTGCGGGCGCCAGCGACGCGCGGGCGTCGCATCCGAAACTGACAAGCGTGTATCCGTGGCCGAACACGTCGTCGCTCAGGCGCGTCTGCCCTTGCGCATTCCTGACCCAGCCCTGCTGAATCACTCCGCCGCGCGTCAGCTTGGTTGACGAGCATCCTTTGACAAACAGGCCGGTCTTGAACGCGTTCTTCGGCTTGATGCGCAGTTCCTCGAACTGCGAGCGCAGGCCGGGCACCAGCCGGGTCAAGCGCATCACGCCGTGCGTCAACAGCGCGATCGGGGCGCTGCGCGGCATCACCAGCTTGCCCATGAATCGCGCGAGATTGATCATGGCTTTCGCGTGCGGGCGGCGCTCCTCGTCGTAGGTGTCGAGTATCCGAGCGTCCGCCCGCCCCTGAAGCACCCAGGCCAGCTTCCAGCTCAGGTTGGCGGCGTCCCGCAGTCCGGCAACCAGCCCCTGGCCGACAAACGGTGGCGTGATGTGAGCCGCATCGCCCACGAGGAAAACCCGCCCAACGCTGAACCGGTCGACGGTTCTGGCATGGAAGCGATACACCGCCTTGCGCTCGATCGTGATGCTGTCAACGTCCGTCCACGGTGCGAGCAACTGGCGAATGCGGCTGTCCGACTCCATCTCTTCGCGGCTCTCGCCCGGCTGAAGCATGAACTCCCAGCGCTCGCGCGCACCGGGGGCGACCATGTGCGGCGTGGGACGCCGGTGATCGCAGAGGAATTCAACGTGGTCGATCGGCTTGGGAACATGTCGCGCGTCGACAATGAGCCAATCCTCGGCATACGTCGTGCCCCTGAATTCCTGGCCGATCAGGTGCCGCACGAGCGAACTCGCACCGTCTGCGCCCACCAAATAGCGGGCGCGGACCCGACGCACCTGCCCGCGTCCGACATCCAACGAGGCCAGTACCCCATCCGGCAGATTCGTCAGACTGAGCAGCGTGGTGCCGAGCGCGACATGCACATTGCCATGTGCCGCCAGACGGGCGCGCAGGCAGCGCTCCAGATCGGGCTGATAGAACGTGACGAGCTTCGGATGACCGTCCAGGCTGCCTAGCGTGTTGACCCGCCCGAATTCGCCCAGCCAGGGCGAATGCATGCGGACATGCGGAATGGCCACCGTTTCGAAATCGCTTTCCCCGATGCCGGCCAACTGCAGGATTCGCAAGGCCTCGTTATCCAGCGCGATGGCACGCGGGGCCATGTAGATATCTGGCGCCTTGTCGATCGCCATCACGCTTACGCCCTCGCGCGCCAGCAGATGGGCCACCATCGCTCCGACCGGGCCGAGCCCCACGACCAGAACATCCACCTGAGATGGCAACGCGCCTGCCGCCTGGGGGCGCGCATCCTCTGCCACGCGTGAACTGGCACGCGTATGTGCATTTGTCTCCACCGCTACTCCATTTCTTGGTCTACGTCTCAGTCAGGCTTCTTTCGCCCTTTTTTTGACATTAAAGTCATCGCTGATGATTTTGTCAATATCGACATTCGAATCTATAATTCCGGCCACGACAAGGACCACCAGACCATCATGGCCACCACCGAGACACGCCGAACTCCGAAGCGCTCCGTTGCGAAGACGCCCACTCCTGCGGCGCCCGCCGCTGACGAACGCGAGCCCCGTGGCGCACGGCGCAAACGGGAAACGCGCGCGCGCTTGCTGGATGCCGCGCTTCGGCTCATGGCTGAACGGGGCATGGAGGGCGTTGCCATCAACGAGATCACCGAGGCGGCGGACGTTGGTTTCGGGTCGTTCTACAACCACTTCGAGTCGAAAGAAGCCATCTACGCCGCGCTGGTAAGCGCGGTGTTCGACGAGTTCGCCGATTCGCTCGACAAGGTGACGGAAGGGCTATCCGACGCGGCCGAGATCATTTCGGTATCGGTACGGCATACGTTGGTCCGGGCGCGGCGCGAGCCTGTGTGGGGCCGCTTTCTCATTCGCGAGGGCTTCTCGGCGCGCGTGCTGACACACGGCCTGGGCCAGCGCTTGCTGCGCGATATCGAGCGCGGCATCGCGGCAAAACGGTTTGTCCTGGCGGATCCGTTCATTACCTTTCTGTCAGTCGGCGGCACCGTGCTGACCGCAATCTCGGCGGAACTCAACTTCTTGGCGCCCGATGCGCCGGCCGCCAACATCGTCAAAGAGTTGGGGTTTTCAGGGGAGCACTTCCCCGAACGTACGGCGGCTGCGCTGCTCCAGACGCTAGGGATCAAACGCGCGGAAGCCGAAAAAGTGGCGGCCCGGCCGCTGCCCGTTGTGGAGATGGCAGACAGCGCAAGCTGATTTGACCGCCCGCGTTGGCGCGCAGGCGTGTATGCGGCAATCTCACGGGGCGGCGGCGCTGACCGCCGGATCCAGGCAACCGGGCATCGGACGCACCACCTGAGACGGTGCAGCAGTGTGAGCCAGCAGGGCCGTGGCTATCTGTGAAGCCAGCGCTTTCAGCGCGCGTCGATGGCCTTGGACCACGCCTTCGATACCGGGGGATACGTCCTCCCGAACGACGCTGCGGCAAGTCAGCACCTCACGGTCTTCCATAGTGCGAATCGACCAGACGGCATCGATCAGGACATGCGAGCCGCGCCACGCATCAAACCGCTTTATATCGACGGCCACGCGGTATGCTGGCCGTCTGCCATCGTATGGAAGGCCGTGCAGGTCGATCGCGCCGGTCTGCAATGCCAGCCCGGACGACAGCGCCCCACGAATCTCATCTGCCACAGGCGAAGCCCAGCGGTCCATTTCCAGGACGTCCACCTGACCTGACCCGGCCTGGACGATCAGACGCCTGCCCGCCACCGACGGCGGCACACGCACCGGCAGCACATCCACCAGGAACGCTTGCACAGGGGCCTGTGCCCGCGCTGCCGCCGCAACGCCATCGGCGGCCACCAGGCTATGGAAGCGCGCCGGCGGCGAGGTGCAAGCCGTCAGCGCCGCGCTGACAACCGCGCCAGCAAGCACGCGGCCAATCGGGGAACGGAACAACTTCACCGCGCATCTCCTTTCTTGCCAAACAGCAGCGACTCCGGGTGGCGCTCCAGGTAGTCCGTCAGCGCATTGAGCGATTGAAGCGTGCGCGTCAATTCCTGCATTGCCTCGTGCACATCCGACTGGAGCGGCGAGTCCTGTCGCAAGGTTGCCTGCGCTGCGTTGAAGGTCTGCTGCGCGGATGCCAGCGTGTCGCGCGCCTGCGGCACCACGTCTGTATCGAGATGACCGAACAGCCGGTTCGCGTTTTCGAGCGTGCCATTCAGGTTGTTGCCAATCTTGTCAAACGGCACCTGGTTGAGTTTCTTCGCGATGTCGGCAAGCTGCACCTGCAGTTCATCCAGCGAATTCGGCACGGTCGGCAGCTCCACCGGCGACCGGTGCACATCGACCGTCGCACGCGGCGCCTTGGGGAACATATCAAGCGCAACGTACAGCTGTCCGGTCAGGAGGTTGCCCATGCGGAGTTGCCCGCGCAAACCCTGCATGACCAAGTGCTGCAGCAGCTCATGGCCGCCCGGCGTGTCCGGCGCAGGAAGCGACGTGTTGGTGCGCCGGCTGAGCCGCGATGGATATAGCGCCATGGTGACGCGCATGCTGAACGTTTTGCCCGTCTCGTCATATTCGATGCCGATATCGGTGACGTTGCCCAGTGCAATGCCGCGCAAATCCACAGGCGCACCCACAGACAGACCGCGCAGCGACTGGTTGAATCGCATGACCACAGTCAGCGGCGCGCCGTCGGGCTCGCGCATTGCGTCCGATTCATCGGACGCCAGCGAGAACACCGCGCTGTCCGGGGGCGGCGGCCCATCCGGCTGGCCTTGGGGCGTCTGGAACGCCAGCCCGCCAACGATGACGGTGGCCAGCGATTGCGTATTCAGC
It encodes the following:
- a CDS encoding acyl-CoA synthetase, with protein sequence MSGFSSLQDVEAVEGQGLPPDLPQSTYEMIRRGASLNPQAPALSFFLSVNDHRTPQTWSYAALLERVTQTANFFDSIGVKKDSVIAFVLPNLPETHFVIWGGQAAGIVAAFNPLLEGPALAELLNAAGASVLVTLAPFPGTDTWVKLQPHLPAIKSLRHLVLVNLADRVHGAAQCAAQIQRNEALRLLGPQGVHGAVPMSVRIHDFNSAIQAQRADGLNSRRHIAAHDASSYFCTGGTTGLPKIAMRTHGNEVANAWSTAQVLGDGIGPGKVVFCGLPLFHVNGVLVTGLLPFSRGAHVVLGTPQGYRGDGVIQRFWEIVEHHRVNFFSGVPTLYASLLQVPVGERDVRSLEYGLCGAAPMPVEVFRRFQEQTGIKILEGYGLTEATCVSSVNPPMGERRLGSIGLRVPAQQMKTVVLDEGGAYLRDCVVDEVGVLVVSGPNVFSGYRQAAQNEGLWVDTGDGRRWLNTGDLARQDEQGYFWLTGRKKELIIRGGHNIDPLTIEAPLHRHPAVQIAAAVGRPDVHAGELPVAYVQLRAGASATEADLLALLKAEIAERAALPRQVNIIETMPLTAVGKIFKPALRHRETREALSAALKDAGIAFEALEVAEDKSRGLMATVRLNACASIAAAREVLGRFPFPFSVN
- a CDS encoding fumarylacetoacetate hydrolase family protein codes for the protein MSINIVRFEYQDQTQWGVIRDTRITPVPGSYATTGDFVRNCTLAGLAALGGETLSVSAVKLLSPVTRNQQFICQGANYRQHMVESGMDPDVKTYNMIFTKASSCIVPADSDVIKPKRVQFLDYEIELGLVMRQAIHGPVDVTDDNLHEYVAGAVIVNDYSARDVQIPQMQFYKGKSFRTFGPVGPWLTLLEPREISALRSLQLKLTVNDKLRQNDTTANLVYGPAETLTELSRVHDLEAGDLLATGTPAGCALSVPSPTKQKMAAMLPEKAKWEMFLKVQAARPQYLKPGDVVEARIHSSDGRIDLGMQRNRIVAEE
- a CDS encoding VOC family protein translates to MKLTTAQPARHPQPTTKALALAYLMFDRPDLERAERFLNDFGLVTVRRDEATLLLRGTGAAPFCYVVRKAPKAAFAGFGLQVAGRTALDALAKLPGASSVEPSAWPGGGERVRLVDPSGFRVDAIAGQAPAAELPHRSPLPFNSVDAPLRINETQRPPVSTPEVIRLGHVVLELADFQATCAWYTQHFGFIPSDVQVLPDGSPAVAFMRLDLGDTPADHHTLALAQGFVSKYSHSAFELIDADAVGMGHRMLREQGWKHAWGLGRHILGSQIFDYWQDPWGDKHEHYCDGDLFTADQPTGIHPVSREAMSQWGQTMPASFTKPKLTPAAVAALIRNLRRSPDLTLRKLATLARIFA
- a CDS encoding bifunctional 3-(3-hydroxy-phenyl)propionate/3-hydroxycinnamic acid hydroxylase; the protein is METNAHTRASSRVAEDARPQAAGALPSQVDVLVVGLGPVGAMVAHLLAREGVSVMAIDKAPDIYMAPRAIALDNEALRILQLAGIGESDFETVAIPHVRMHSPWLGEFGRVNTLGSLDGHPKLVTFYQPDLERCLRARLAAHGNVHVALGTTLLSLTNLPDGVLASLDVGRGQVRRVRARYLVGADGASSLVRHLIGQEFRGTTYAEDWLIVDARHVPKPIDHVEFLCDHRRPTPHMVAPGARERWEFMLQPGESREEMESDSRIRQLLAPWTDVDSITIERKAVYRFHARTVDRFSVGRVFLVGDAAHITPPFVGQGLVAGLRDAANLSWKLAWVLQGRADARILDTYDEERRPHAKAMINLARFMGKLVMPRSAPIALLTHGVMRLTRLVPGLRSQFEELRIKPKNAFKTGLFVKGCSSTKLTRGGVIQQGWVRNAQGQTRLSDDVFGHGYTLVSFGCDARASLAPATAAAFERLGGTFARIAHRGQPLHRDVPGVWEDLNGTFLPDAVPVGWAAVVRPDRTVVHDGPAADADRLVSESLAMLGARPEPEPATAAAVQSA
- a CDS encoding TetR/AcrR family transcriptional regulator, producing MATTETRRTPKRSVAKTPTPAAPAADEREPRGARRKRETRARLLDAALRLMAERGMEGVAINEITEAADVGFGSFYNHFESKEAIYAALVSAVFDEFADSLDKVTEGLSDAAEIISVSVRHTLVRARREPVWGRFLIREGFSARVLTHGLGQRLLRDIERGIAAKRFVLADPFITFLSVGGTVLTAISAELNFLAPDAPAANIVKELGFSGEHFPERTAAALLQTLGIKRAEAEKVAARPLPVVEMADSAS
- a CDS encoding PqiC family protein gives rise to the protein MKLFRSPIGRVLAGAVVSAALTACTSPPARFHSLVAADGVAAAARAQAPVQAFLVDVLPVRVPPSVAGRRLIVQAGSGQVDVLEMDRWASPVADEIRGALSSGLALQTGAIDLHGLPYDGRRPAYRVAVDIKRFDAWRGSHVLIDAVWSIRTMEDREVLTCRSVVREDVSPGIEGVVQGHRRALKALASQIATALLAHTAAPSQVVRPMPGCLDPAVSAAAP
- a CDS encoding PqiB family protein, giving the protein MRPIDLPLPEITPPRRWLPSIVWLVPLIAALIGLALVAKTIAEKGPVVTVTFSNAEGLEAGKTKVKYKDVEIGTIQAISLTPDLKRVTVKIQLAREAERFAAKDTRFWVVRPRVGASGISGLGTLLSGAYIGVDIGRSKDSQTQFVGLESPPSVTTDQQGRQFSLHGDSLGSVDIGAPVFYRHLQVGQVVGFALDKQGAGVQVKVFVNAPYDKYVGTNTRWWHASGVDLRLDSSGLKLNTQSLATVIVGGLAFQTPQGQPDGPPPPDSAVFSLASDESDAMREPDGAPLTVVMRFNQSLRGLSVGAPVDLRGIALGNVTDIGIEYDETGKTFSMRVTMALYPSRLSRRTNTSLPAPDTPGGHELLQHLVMQGLRGQLRMGNLLTGQLYVALDMFPKAPRATVDVHRSPVELPTVPNSLDELQVQLADIAKKLNQVPFDKIGNNLNGTLENANRLFGHLDTDVVPQARDTLASAQQTFNAAQATLRQDSPLQSDVHEAMQELTRTLQSLNALTDYLERHPESLLFGKKGDAR